In Hasllibacter sp. MH4015, the following proteins share a genomic window:
- a CDS encoding TRAP transporter small permease, with translation MYRTLLFLSRLLAILGGLMLSVLVLLTVFNVVMRAADRVFFWMIDTGTMAGLGQWMIDAGVGPMLGTFELIEAGIAFVIFSFIPICQITGGHASVDIFTSQMSDGANRVLRAVTELIFAAVLILIATQLYGGLLTKFNSGQTTLELQMPVWYSYAISLVGAVLAAIVAAYISVVRIVELVTRRAILPPDLGAEH, from the coding sequence ATGTACCGCACACTTCTGTTCCTGTCGCGCCTGTTGGCCATTCTGGGTGGCCTCATGCTGTCGGTGCTTGTGCTGCTGACCGTGTTCAATGTGGTCATGCGCGCCGCGGATCGCGTCTTCTTCTGGATGATCGACACCGGGACCATGGCCGGTCTCGGCCAATGGATGATCGACGCGGGCGTCGGCCCGATGCTCGGAACATTCGAACTGATCGAGGCCGGGATCGCCTTCGTCATCTTCTCCTTCATTCCGATCTGCCAGATCACCGGTGGCCACGCCTCCGTCGATATCTTCACGTCGCAGATGTCGGACGGCGCCAACCGCGTGTTGCGCGCGGTGACGGAGCTGATCTTCGCCGCCGTCCTGATCCTGATCGCGACGCAGCTTTACGGCGGGCTGCTTACGAAATTCAATTCCGGCCAGACCACGTTGGAGCTTCAGATGCCGGTCTGGTATTCCTACGCGATCAGCCTTGTGGGCGCGGTCCTTGCCGCCATCGTGGCGGCCTATATCTCCGTCGTGCGCATTGTTGAGCTGGTCACGCGCCGCGCCATCCTTCCGCCTGACCTGGGGGCGGAGCATTGA
- a CDS encoding TRAP transporter large permease — translation MTDQLIGILSFPALLLMIFLRVPIGLSMFVTGLVGLILVTGDTQIPFGRLKSETFTTFSSYSLSIIPMFLLMGHFATLGGMSQALFKAAEGWLGHRKGGVAMAAVGACAGFGAICGSSLATAATMGRVALPELRRYGYEGGFSTATLAAGGTLGILIPPSVVLVIYAILTEQNIAKLFLAAFIPGIIAALGYVLAISIYVRLNPKSAGVGPRMPYGERFVAMAKIWPVLVVFGLVVGGIYAGWFTPTEGAAVGALGTGLIAWFNGGLTRETFTESFIVTARATAMIFFIILGAAFYNGFLALTQVPQGIAEWVTTSGFSPYTILILILVFYLILGCFMDSLSMILLTIPIFWPVMEGLDFGFVTMIDLHTARAVEAMAMVPEVTSAMAQGLIDTFREGGSLDQAQLATMALIEGHFEMEDDMFRSILTALANGEELVRDQTRALELRRVNQGALNRINSEQIAIWFGILVLIVVEVGLITPPVGMNLFVINAMEKTTKMTETYRAVLYFVASDLLRVVLLVAFPVITLAFITW, via the coding sequence TTGACCGACCAGCTGATCGGGATTCTGTCCTTCCCGGCCCTTCTGCTGATGATCTTCCTTCGGGTGCCTATCGGCCTGTCGATGTTCGTCACCGGCCTTGTCGGGCTGATCCTTGTCACCGGCGACACGCAGATCCCGTTCGGTCGCCTGAAGTCCGAGACATTCACGACCTTCTCCAGCTACTCGCTGTCCATCATCCCGATGTTCCTGCTGATGGGCCATTTCGCGACCCTCGGCGGCATGTCCCAGGCGCTGTTCAAGGCGGCAGAGGGGTGGTTGGGCCACCGCAAGGGCGGGGTGGCGATGGCGGCGGTGGGGGCCTGCGCGGGGTTTGGCGCGATCTGCGGATCATCGCTGGCAACGGCGGCCACGATGGGCCGCGTCGCCCTGCCGGAACTGCGCCGCTACGGATACGAGGGCGGGTTTTCCACCGCCACCTTGGCGGCGGGCGGCACGCTCGGCATCCTGATCCCGCCCTCCGTGGTGCTGGTGATCTACGCCATCCTGACCGAACAGAATATCGCCAAGCTGTTCCTTGCGGCCTTCATCCCCGGCATCATCGCGGCGCTCGGCTATGTACTTGCGATCTCCATCTACGTGCGCCTGAACCCGAAAAGCGCAGGCGTCGGCCCGCGCATGCCCTACGGCGAACGCTTCGTGGCGATGGCGAAGATCTGGCCGGTTCTCGTGGTCTTCGGCCTTGTGGTCGGCGGGATCTACGCGGGCTGGTTCACGCCGACCGAAGGCGCGGCCGTCGGCGCGCTCGGCACCGGGTTGATCGCATGGTTCAATGGTGGGCTGACGCGAGAGACCTTCACCGAAAGCTTTATCGTCACCGCGCGCGCCACGGCGATGATCTTCTTCATCATCCTCGGCGCGGCCTTCTACAATGGGTTCCTCGCGCTGACGCAGGTGCCCCAGGGCATCGCCGAATGGGTCACGACCTCCGGCTTTTCGCCGTACACGATCCTGATCCTGATCCTCGTCTTCTACCTGATCCTCGGCTGTTTCATGGACAGCCTGTCGATGATCCTGCTGACGATCCCGATTTTCTGGCCGGTGATGGAAGGGCTCGATTTCGGGTTCGTCACCATGATCGACCTGCACACCGCCCGCGCGGTGGAGGCCATGGCTATGGTCCCGGAGGTAACGTCCGCCATGGCCCAGGGTCTGATCGACACGTTCCGCGAAGGCGGCAGCCTCGACCAGGCGCAATTGGCCACGATGGCGCTGATCGAGGGCCATTTCGAGATGGAGGACGACATGTTCCGGTCGATCCTCACCGCCCTCGCCAACGGGGAGGAATTGGTCCGAGACCAGACGCGTGCGCTGGAATTGCGCCGCGTGAACCAGGGCGCGCTCAACCGCATCAATTCCGAACAAATCGCCATCTGGTTCGGGATATTGGTTCTGATCGTCGTGGAGGTGGGGCTGATCACGCCGCCCGTGGGGATGAACCTGTTCGTCATCAACGCGATGGAGAAGACCACCAAGATGACGGAGACCTATCGCGCCGTCCTCTATTTCGTGGCGTCCGACCTGTTGCGCGTGGTGCTTCTGGTGGCGTTCCCGGTCATCACGCTGGCTTTTATCACGTGGTGA
- a CDS encoding SDR family NAD(P)-dependent oxidoreductase yields the protein MQLDGQVAIVTGGASGLGEATARYLAARGADVAILDFNGDRARDIASEIGGYSQQCDVSDAEHAATAVTSVMARFGQAARICVNCAGLGYAARIVGREGKTSLDTFRKVIDVNLIGTYNVMTYAVQAMMDLPPLDTGERGVVINTASAAYQDGQVGQSAYAASKGAIASMCLPLARELAKPGIRVNAIAPGLFNTPMMESLPEETTKAIVANVPFPARLGDPAEFGQMVAAIIENPYLNGEVIRLDGATRLPPR from the coding sequence ATGCAACTCGACGGACAGGTGGCCATCGTCACCGGGGGGGCCAGCGGTCTTGGGGAAGCCACCGCGCGCTACCTCGCGGCACGCGGGGCCGACGTGGCGATCCTCGATTTCAACGGCGACCGCGCGCGCGACATCGCGTCGGAGATCGGCGGCTATTCCCAGCAATGCGATGTCAGCGACGCCGAACATGCCGCGACCGCGGTGACCAGTGTGATGGCCCGGTTCGGGCAGGCGGCGCGCATCTGCGTGAATTGCGCGGGGCTGGGATACGCCGCGCGGATCGTCGGGCGGGAGGGGAAGACCTCCCTCGATACCTTCCGCAAGGTGATCGACGTGAACCTGATCGGCACCTACAACGTGATGACCTACGCGGTGCAGGCGATGATGGACCTTCCGCCGCTGGACACGGGCGAACGAGGCGTCGTCATCAACACGGCCTCCGCCGCCTATCAGGACGGACAGGTCGGCCAATCGGCCTACGCCGCCAGCAAGGGGGCCATCGCGTCCATGTGCCTGCCGCTGGCGCGGGAATTGGCCAAGCCCGGTATCCGGGTCAATGCCATCGCGCCGGGCCTGTTCAACACGCCGATGATGGAAAGCCTGCCGGAAGAGACGACGAAGGCCATCGTCGCCAATGTGCCGTTCCCCGCGCGTTTGGGCGACCCGGCAGAGTTTGGGCAGATGGTCGCGGCGATCATCGAGAACCCCTATCTAAACGGAGAGGTCATTCGCCTTGACGGTGCCACGAGGTTGCCGCCCAGATGA
- a CDS encoding crotonase/enoyl-CoA hydratase family protein yields MSDLLIDIDGPIATLTLNRPDRRNAMNDAQIARLAAFFDAPPEGVRVAILTGAGDHFCAGLDLAEQVDRATDAAMAHSRMWHAKLDRVQFGGLPVVAAMRGAVIGGGLEVASACHVRIAAPDVIFQLPEGKRGFFVGGGATVRVGRIIGPDRLTEMMLTGRSYSGTEGAALGLAHYVTDDPMARALELAGQIATNARLSNYFAIQGVARINAMAPEEGFFTEALCTALAQTSPDAEEGFRAFLEKRAPNFQ; encoded by the coding sequence ATGAGTGACCTTCTGATCGACATCGACGGGCCCATCGCCACGCTGACGCTGAACCGTCCGGACCGGCGCAACGCGATGAATGACGCGCAGATCGCGCGGCTGGCCGCGTTCTTCGATGCCCCGCCCGAAGGCGTGCGCGTGGCGATCCTGACGGGGGCGGGGGATCATTTCTGTGCGGGCCTTGATCTGGCGGAACAAGTGGACCGTGCCACCGATGCGGCCATGGCCCATTCCCGGATGTGGCACGCGAAGCTCGACCGGGTGCAGTTCGGCGGCCTGCCCGTTGTGGCGGCGATGCGCGGTGCGGTGATCGGCGGCGGGCTGGAAGTGGCCAGCGCCTGCCATGTGCGCATCGCGGCACCCGACGTGATCTTCCAACTGCCCGAAGGCAAGCGTGGCTTTTTCGTGGGTGGCGGCGCGACGGTGCGCGTGGGTCGGATCATCGGCCCGGACCGCCTGACGGAGATGATGCTGACCGGGCGCAGCTATTCCGGCACCGAGGGCGCGGCGCTGGGTCTGGCCCATTATGTCACGGATGATCCCATGGCCCGCGCCCTGGAGCTTGCCGGCCAGATCGCCACCAATGCGCGTCTGTCCAATTACTTCGCAATCCAAGGCGTCGCGCGGATCAACGCCATGGCGCCAGAGGAAGGGTTCTTTACCGAGGCTCTGTGTACCGCGCTCGCCCAGACGTCCCCGGATGCGGAGGAGGGGTTTCGCGCCTTCCTCGAAAAACGCGCGCCGAATTTTCAATGA
- a CDS encoding MarR family winged helix-turn-helix transcriptional regulator encodes MTRAVADKAAPPRDADAASDRPVYDADLRRLIGYNIQRASSAIMGAVNAVLTPFELRRASYSVLSVIVGQPGLRQADLSEVLAIERPNLVQIVDMLEKAGWITRRRADMDRRAYELHPTPAGADHYARARAALEAFDTRMTCALSDEALAALTKGLNAVERAGPGARAATEDAEGLP; translated from the coding sequence ATGACGCGGGCGGTCGCAGATAAGGCGGCGCCCCCGCGCGATGCCGATGCCGCCAGTGACCGGCCCGTCTATGACGCCGATCTGCGCCGCCTCATCGGGTACAATATCCAGCGGGCGTCGAGCGCCATTATGGGGGCGGTGAACGCCGTGCTGACGCCCTTCGAATTGCGCCGCGCCTCCTATTCCGTCTTGTCGGTGATCGTGGGCCAGCCCGGTCTGCGGCAGGCCGACCTGTCCGAAGTGCTCGCCATCGAGCGGCCCAACCTCGTTCAGATCGTGGACATGCTGGAAAAGGCGGGTTGGATCACGCGCCGCCGCGCCGACATGGATCGCCGCGCTTACGAGCTTCATCCGACGCCCGCCGGGGCGGATCATTACGCGCGCGCCCGCGCGGCGCTGGAGGCGTTCGACACTCGCATGACCTGCGCTTTGTCCGACGAGGCCCTCGCCGCCCTCACAAAAGGTTTGAACGCAGTGGAACGTGCCGGCCCGGGCGCACGGGCCGCGACGGAGGATGCGGAGGGATTGCCGTGA
- a CDS encoding feruloyl-CoA synthase translates to MNHQPHDVIREDRPDGSVHLSARAVLGPVVKRTTDWLDHWAETTPDAVFIAERAGDGWREVSYATARDQARAMAVGLLDMGLGPIRPLLIVTGNSVNHALLALAAQYAGVPFAPVAEQYAAIPAARAQLDHIARLIRPAAVFAEDGAALSEVFDREALRDARPLMAHGPGRTLDDLAGVAGALDVSVTPDSVAKILMTSGSTSAPKGVLTTHRMMCTNQAQIAACLPFLTRRPPVLVDWLPWNHVFGGSHNFNLVLANGGALYIDGGKPIPALIGKTIENNRIKQGTISFNVPVGFAALRDAMRGDREFARAFFEDLDMLFYAGASLPQDVWADLEAMARDVRGDMPLFTSSWGLTETAPAALLQHEPTDRSGVVGVPLPGVDVKLIPTDDRYEVRVKGPSIFTGYLNDPARTEEAFDDEGYFRTGDAMAFVDPANPNQGLRFDGRISEDFKLMTGTWVRAAALRLDVLSALKGLAQDVIVTGDGRAEIGILIVPAPALRDSARDDGEALLPADPMPIVQALSAFTGGSSTRITRALVLSEPPSMADGEITAKGNLNFAKIKARRADVIDRLYDDADPASLPIGAS, encoded by the coding sequence GTGAACCATCAACCCCATGACGTAATCCGCGAAGACCGCCCCGATGGCTCCGTCCACCTGTCCGCCCGCGCCGTGCTGGGGCCGGTGGTGAAGCGGACGACCGATTGGCTGGACCATTGGGCGGAGACAACGCCCGACGCGGTTTTCATCGCCGAACGCGCCGGGGACGGGTGGCGGGAGGTCAGCTATGCCACCGCCCGGGACCAGGCGCGCGCCATGGCCGTGGGGCTTCTGGATATGGGCCTTGGCCCGATCCGCCCGCTGCTGATCGTCACCGGCAATTCCGTCAACCACGCCTTGCTGGCGCTTGCCGCGCAATATGCAGGCGTCCCCTTCGCGCCGGTGGCCGAGCAATATGCCGCCATCCCCGCCGCCCGCGCGCAGCTGGACCACATCGCCCGCCTGATCCGCCCTGCCGCGGTTTTTGCGGAGGATGGTGCGGCATTGTCGGAGGTGTTCGACCGGGAGGCCCTGCGCGATGCCCGTCCGCTCATGGCCCACGGGCCGGGGCGCACGCTGGACGATCTGGCGGGCGTGGCGGGGGCGCTGGATGTGAGCGTTACGCCGGACAGCGTCGCCAAGATCCTGATGACATCGGGCAGCACCTCAGCGCCCAAGGGTGTGCTGACGACCCATCGGATGATGTGCACCAACCAGGCGCAGATCGCGGCCTGCCTGCCGTTCCTGACCCGACGTCCCCCGGTCCTGGTCGATTGGCTGCCTTGGAACCACGTCTTCGGCGGATCGCACAATTTCAACCTGGTGCTCGCCAATGGCGGCGCGCTCTATATCGACGGGGGCAAGCCGATCCCCGCGCTCATCGGCAAGACGATCGAGAACAATCGCATCAAGCAGGGCACGATCTCCTTCAACGTTCCGGTGGGCTTCGCCGCCCTGCGTGACGCGATGCGCGGCGACCGGGAATTCGCCCGCGCCTTCTTCGAAGACCTCGACATGCTGTTCTATGCCGGCGCCTCCCTACCGCAGGATGTCTGGGCGGATCTGGAGGCGATGGCCCGCGACGTGAGGGGCGACATGCCACTCTTCACCTCGTCTTGGGGCCTGACGGAAACCGCACCCGCCGCGCTTTTGCAACATGAACCGACCGACCGCTCCGGCGTTGTTGGCGTGCCGCTTCCGGGCGTGGACGTGAAGCTGATCCCGACCGACGACCGCTACGAGGTCCGCGTCAAAGGCCCCTCCATCTTCACCGGCTACCTCAACGATCCCGCCCGGACGGAAGAGGCGTTCGATGATGAGGGTTATTTCAGGACCGGCGATGCCATGGCCTTCGTCGACCCTGCCAACCCCAATCAGGGCCTCCGTTTCGATGGCCGGATATCGGAAGACTTCAAGCTGATGACCGGCACGTGGGTCCGCGCCGCCGCCCTGCGGCTGGACGTGCTGAGCGCGCTGAAGGGCCTGGCGCAGGATGTCATCGTCACCGGCGACGGACGCGCGGAAATCGGCATCCTGATCGTACCTGCCCCGGCGCTGCGCGACAGTGCCCGCGATGATGGGGAGGCGCTCTTGCCCGCCGATCCCATGCCGATCGTGCAAGCCCTTTCCGCCTTCACCGGCGGCTCGTCCACCCGCATCACCCGCGCCCTTGTCCTGTCCGAGCCGCCCTCGATGGCGGATGGAGAGATCACGGCCAAGGGCAACCTGAATTTCGCCAAGATCAAGGCCCGCCGCGCGGATGTCATCGACCGCCTCTACGACGATGCCGATCCCGCCTCCCTCCCGATAGGAGCGTCCTGA
- a CDS encoding thiolase family protein codes for MPFIPYGAYWSTPFARWQGSLAHLNSVEFAAHVGKAQLARMDIPADSFDFAAFGQTVIQRGSFFGGPWFTAMLGAEGLAAPMVSQACATGARLLSTAVGEIAQGAQQALIVSGDRTSNGPHVYFPAPHAPGGTGEKEDVVMDNFGHDPWACNAMIQTGENVAAREGITTAEQHDVVACRRAQYDDALADDCAFQRRYMPVIDVPDARYRKTIATLSTDEGVEPLNADKLATLKPVMRDGTITFAGQTHPADGNAGMVVVADADRAREIGEGPAVEIIAIAQAREEKGFMPAAPIKASIAALDRARLLINQVDAIKSHNPFAVNDIAFARAFGIDWKNMNNFGSSLIWGHPQGPTGLRAMIELIEELVQRGGGTGLFQGCAAGDSAMAVILRVR; via the coding sequence ATGCCCTTCATCCCCTATGGCGCCTATTGGTCCACGCCATTCGCCCGCTGGCAGGGCAGCCTTGCGCATCTGAACTCCGTCGAATTCGCGGCCCATGTGGGCAAGGCGCAGCTGGCCCGGATGGACATCCCCGCCGACAGCTTCGATTTCGCCGCCTTCGGGCAGACCGTGATCCAGAGAGGGAGCTTTTTCGGCGGGCCGTGGTTTACGGCGATGCTGGGGGCCGAAGGTCTCGCCGCGCCCATGGTCAGCCAGGCCTGTGCCACCGGGGCTCGGCTTCTGTCCACTGCGGTGGGGGAGATTGCGCAAGGCGCACAGCAAGCATTGATCGTGTCGGGGGATCGCACTTCCAATGGCCCCCATGTCTATTTCCCCGCGCCCCACGCCCCCGGTGGCACGGGCGAAAAGGAAGACGTTGTGATGGACAATTTCGGCCACGATCCCTGGGCTTGCAATGCCATGATCCAGACGGGGGAGAACGTGGCCGCCCGCGAAGGGATCACGACCGCGGAACAGCACGATGTCGTCGCCTGCCGCCGCGCCCAATACGACGACGCGCTGGCCGATGATTGCGCGTTCCAGCGCCGTTACATGCCGGTGATCGACGTGCCCGATGCGCGCTATCGCAAGACCATCGCGACGCTGTCCACGGATGAGGGGGTGGAGCCGCTGAACGCGGACAAGCTTGCCACGCTCAAGCCGGTGATGCGCGACGGCACGATCACCTTCGCGGGGCAAACGCATCCCGCCGATGGCAATGCGGGCATGGTCGTCGTGGCCGACGCCGACCGCGCGCGCGAGATCGGCGAAGGCCCCGCCGTGGAAATCATCGCCATCGCCCAGGCGCGCGAGGAGAAGGGTTTCATGCCCGCCGCGCCGATCAAGGCCAGCATCGCCGCGCTCGACCGGGCGCGCCTGCTGATCAATCAGGTCGATGCGATCAAGTCCCACAACCCGTTCGCCGTAAACGACATCGCCTTCGCGCGCGCCTTCGGGATCGACTGGAAGAATATGAACAATTTCGGCTCCTCTCTGATCTGGGGCCATCCGCAGGGGCCGACGGGCCTGCGGGCGATGATCGAACTTATAGAAGAACTCGTGCAACGCGGCGGCGGCACCGGCCTGTTCCAGGGCTGCGCTGCCGGGGATTCGGCCATGGCCGTGATCCTGCGCGTGCGCTGA
- a CDS encoding benzoate-CoA ligase family protein yields MQGNAALHFVDRHLSEGRADKTAFIEADGKQRSLTYGELHDHAARFAGALYRHGVRREERIAMIVRDQIEWPVIFWGSIKAGAIPVPLNTLLSADVYDSILTDSRASILVVSEEMWEIVEPATRDNRHLRAILVIGDAPDMTESYRDFISGAEPVETVEAGEDELAFWLYSSGSTGQPKGVRHVHGALKATCDTFGDQVLGIREDDVVYSVAKMFFAYGLGNAVSFPMSAGATTVLFAGRPTPDAVYDIMARHRPTILCAVPTLFAAMVQAADGPPDHKLRLCTSAGEALPKDVGDGWQRLTGTEIVDGVGSTEMLHIFLSNRPGDCVYGTSGTAVPGYDLRLVDEHDEDVAEGEVGELLVRGPSSADGYWNKRAKSQATFEGMWTRTGDKYEHRDGRYIYCGRTDDMFKVSGIWVSPFEVESALIAHPAVLEAAVVARADDKGLDKPAAHVVLKDGAERPEEQALKDFVKDRIGMWKYPRWITFADDLPKTATGKIQRFKLRG; encoded by the coding sequence ATGCAAGGAAACGCCGCCCTCCATTTCGTCGACCGTCACCTCAGCGAAGGCCGCGCCGACAAGACCGCCTTTATCGAGGCCGACGGCAAGCAGCGCAGCCTGACCTACGGCGAATTGCACGACCATGCGGCGCGGTTCGCGGGCGCGCTTTATCGGCACGGCGTCCGGCGCGAAGAACGCATCGCCATGATCGTCCGCGATCAGATCGAGTGGCCGGTGATCTTCTGGGGGTCGATCAAGGCGGGCGCGATCCCGGTGCCGCTCAACACGCTGTTGTCGGCGGATGTCTACGACTCGATCCTCACCGACAGTCGCGCCTCCATCCTCGTCGTGTCCGAGGAGATGTGGGAAATCGTCGAGCCCGCCACCCGCGACAATCGCCACCTGCGCGCGATCCTCGTGATCGGCGATGCACCGGACATGACGGAAAGCTACCGCGACTTCATATCGGGGGCAGAGCCGGTAGAGACGGTTGAGGCCGGCGAAGATGAATTGGCCTTCTGGCTCTACTCCTCCGGCTCCACGGGTCAGCCCAAGGGCGTGCGCCACGTCCATGGCGCGCTGAAGGCCACCTGCGATACGTTTGGCGATCAGGTTCTGGGCATACGGGAAGATGATGTTGTCTATTCCGTCGCCAAGATGTTCTTCGCCTATGGTCTGGGCAATGCCGTGTCCTTTCCGATGTCGGCGGGGGCCACGACGGTGCTTTTTGCCGGGCGACCCACGCCGGATGCCGTCTATGACATCATGGCGCGGCACCGGCCCACGATCCTGTGCGCCGTGCCCACGCTGTTCGCCGCCATGGTGCAGGCCGCCGATGGCCCGCCGGATCACAAACTGCGCCTGTGTACCTCGGCGGGGGAGGCGTTGCCGAAGGATGTGGGCGACGGCTGGCAGCGCCTTACGGGGACGGAGATCGTGGACGGTGTCGGCTCCACCGAGATGCTGCACATCTTCCTGTCCAACCGCCCCGGCGATTGCGTCTACGGCACATCGGGGACCGCCGTGCCGGGCTACGATCTGCGGCTGGTCGATGAGCATGACGAAGACGTGGCAGAGGGGGAGGTCGGCGAATTGCTGGTGCGCGGCCCGTCCTCGGCCGACGGGTACTGGAACAAGCGCGCCAAGTCTCAAGCCACGTTCGAGGGGATGTGGACCCGGACTGGCGACAAGTATGAGCATCGCGACGGGCGCTACATCTATTGCGGGCGCACCGACGACATGTTCAAGGTCTCCGGCATCTGGGTCAGCCCGTTCGAGGTTGAAAGCGCGCTCATCGCCCATCCCGCCGTTCTGGAAGCCGCCGTCGTGGCGCGCGCCGACGATAAGGGCCTCGACAAGCCCGCGGCCCATGTCGTGCTGAAAGACGGGGCAGAGCGACCGGAGGAACAGGCGCTCAAGGATTTCGTCAAAGACCGGATCGGCATGTGGAAATATCCCCGCTGGATCACCTTCGCCGATGATCTGCCCAAGACGGCGACCGGCAAGATCCAGCGCTTCAAGCTGCGCGGCTGA
- a CDS encoding alpha/beta fold hydrolase, giving the protein MWGDGFVTAHGRRLEYRCWGPDPSGGAAIVLLHEGLGSVALWRGFPQALVETTGLPVLAYSRAGYGFSDADDLPRPLDWMTHEAVEVLPQVLSAFALDRPILVGHSDGATIAAIHAGLVGGLRGVTLMAPHFFTEEMGLAEIARAARRFDTSDLPERMARYHTDPRATFRGWADAWLSPGFRDWNVAEVLDDTTCPILAIQGVQDEYGTKAQIDVISTRARDVRVHMLDPCGHSPHLERQDAVLSAISDWLFA; this is encoded by the coding sequence ATGTGGGGCGACGGCTTCGTCACCGCACACGGCCGGCGGCTCGAATATCGCTGCTGGGGTCCGGACCCGTCCGGCGGGGCAGCGATCGTTCTGCTGCATGAGGGTCTGGGGTCCGTCGCGCTCTGGCGTGGGTTTCCGCAAGCGCTGGTCGAGACGACGGGCCTGCCGGTGCTGGCCTATTCGCGCGCGGGTTACGGGTTTTCGGATGCCGATGATCTGCCGCGCCCGCTCGACTGGATGACGCACGAAGCGGTGGAGGTTCTGCCGCAGGTCCTGTCGGCCTTCGCCCTCGACCGCCCGATCCTTGTCGGCCATTCCGACGGCGCCACCATCGCCGCGATCCATGCCGGGCTTGTGGGCGGCCTGCGCGGCGTCACCCTGATGGCGCCGCATTTCTTCACCGAAGAGATGGGCCTGGCTGAAATCGCCCGCGCCGCACGCCGCTTCGACACGTCCGACCTGCCCGAGCGCATGGCGCGCTACCACACGGACCCGCGCGCAACCTTCCGTGGATGGGCAGATGCGTGGCTGTCGCCGGGCTTCCGTGACTGGAACGTGGCGGAGGTTCTGGACGACACCACCTGTCCGATCCTCGCCATCCAGGGGGTACAGGACGAATACGGGACGAAAGCCCAGATCGACGTGATCTCCACCCGTGCCCGCGACGTCCGCGTCCATATGCTAGACCCATGCGGGCACAGCCCGCACCTGGAACGCCAAGATGCCGTCCTGTCCGCGATCTCCGATTGGCTATTTGCATAA